In one window of Nitrospira sp. DNA:
- a CDS encoding ABC transporter ATP-binding protein encodes MYDPVVTLQRISKTYSRAGTDVSVLRDLSFTIPAGTFLAIMGPSGSGKSTLLNVMAGIDRPTSGSVVVAGTRLDDLSEGDMARWRARHIGYVFQSYNLIPVLTASENVELPLLLTHLSRQERREHVKTALRLVGLGERMDHYPRQLSGGQEQRVGLARAIVSDPTMILADEPTGNLDRESAEDILTLFGRLNRELGKTIVMVTHDPRAAERAQMIRHLEKGVLESPP; translated from the coding sequence GTGTACGATCCCGTCGTTACGCTCCAACGGATCTCGAAAACCTATTCGCGGGCAGGCACGGACGTGTCCGTGTTGCGCGATCTCTCCTTCACGATTCCCGCGGGAACGTTCCTCGCCATCATGGGGCCCTCGGGGTCCGGGAAAAGTACTTTGCTCAATGTGATGGCGGGGATCGATCGGCCGACCAGCGGGTCGGTCGTCGTGGCCGGCACACGACTCGACGATCTTTCGGAAGGCGACATGGCGCGATGGCGGGCGCGGCACATCGGCTACGTGTTCCAATCGTACAATCTCATTCCGGTGCTCACCGCCTCGGAGAATGTAGAACTGCCGCTCCTGCTGACACATCTGTCGCGGCAGGAACGGAGGGAGCATGTGAAGACGGCCTTGCGGCTTGTGGGCCTGGGGGAGCGGATGGACCATTATCCGCGCCAGCTTTCGGGCGGGCAGGAGCAACGCGTCGGTCTTGCCCGCGCCATCGTCAGCGACCCCACCATGATTCTGGCGGACGAGCCGACGGGCAATCTCGATCGTGAATCCGCCGAGGATATTCTGACCCTGTTCGGTCGATTGAATCGGGAACTGGGCAAAACCATCGTGATGGTCACGCACGATCCCCGCGCCGCCGAGCGTGCGCAGATGATTCGTCATCTGGAAAAGGGCGTCCTGGAATCTCCGCCATGA
- a CDS encoding efflux RND transporter periplasmic adaptor subunit, giving the protein MSAHPTIEQPEPRTPSIHDADLDGLAIRRTEPHLPRRTGRGRWWLWLLLLILVTGGAFLAWKSGLTGSGDTVEVTPVVRMPAGGVSGLAATGYVVAQRQALIASKGTGRLEYLGVKVGDPVKEGQIIARLEHSDIDALLQQMVAKLNVARAQLGAAKPELEDATLHFERVKMLLEKSFITKSEYDIAGARVRRAAAAVRSAEASVMAADAERKAAEVQLENTNIRAPFDGIVVKKLAELGEVVSPMTASVRSGGSVVTIVDPASVMVDAEVSEAMIHRVQAGQSAEIQLDSVPGHRYRGEVVQVMPIADRAKATILTRVRFLELDERVRAELSAKVTFGPKPGSVEEDRESWGVPPTAVVSRDGRQIVFVVKDAVVTERVVEAVSTSGPIQAVHGLLTQADEVVVAPPADLRTGASVTIRRRTL; this is encoded by the coding sequence GTGTCTGCACACCCGACGATAGAACAACCGGAACCGAGGACGCCCAGTATTCATGACGCGGACTTGGACGGGTTGGCCATCCGGCGAACTGAACCGCATCTGCCCCGGCGCACCGGGCGGGGCCGGTGGTGGCTGTGGCTCCTGCTGCTGATCCTGGTGACGGGCGGCGCGTTTCTGGCCTGGAAATCAGGCCTCACCGGCTCCGGTGACACGGTGGAGGTGACCCCGGTGGTGCGCATGCCGGCAGGCGGCGTCTCAGGGCTCGCCGCCACAGGCTACGTCGTCGCGCAGCGCCAGGCGTTGATCGCTTCCAAAGGCACGGGCCGGCTGGAGTATCTCGGGGTCAAGGTCGGCGACCCGGTGAAGGAAGGCCAGATCATTGCGCGGCTCGAACATTCGGATATCGATGCGCTGTTGCAGCAGATGGTGGCGAAGCTCAACGTGGCGCGGGCGCAGCTGGGTGCGGCGAAGCCGGAACTGGAAGACGCCACGCTCCACTTCGAACGGGTGAAGATGCTGTTGGAGAAATCGTTCATCACCAAATCGGAATACGATATCGCCGGGGCGCGAGTCCGGCGCGCGGCCGCAGCGGTCCGATCGGCCGAAGCGTCCGTGATGGCGGCGGACGCAGAACGGAAAGCGGCCGAGGTTCAGCTTGAAAATACGAACATCCGCGCGCCCTTCGACGGGATTGTCGTGAAGAAACTGGCGGAACTGGGCGAAGTCGTCTCTCCGATGACCGCGTCGGTCCGTTCCGGCGGCTCCGTCGTCACCATCGTCGATCCCGCGTCCGTGATGGTCGATGCCGAGGTGTCGGAAGCCATGATCCACCGCGTCCAGGCCGGGCAGTCCGCCGAGATTCAGTTGGATTCCGTTCCGGGACACCGGTATCGCGGCGAAGTGGTCCAGGTGATGCCCATTGCCGATCGGGCCAAGGCGACGATTCTGACGCGGGTGCGATTCCTCGAATTGGATGAACGGGTCCGCGCCGAACTCAGCGCAAAAGTGACGTTCGGGCCGAAGCCCGGATCGGTCGAGGAGGACAGAGAATCCTGGGGCGTTCCCCCGACGGCCGTCGTGAGTCGCGATGGCCGTCAGATCGTATTCGTCGTCAAAGACGCGGTGGTGACGGAACGCGTGGTGGAGGCCGTCTCGACGTCGGGGCCGATACAAGCCGTTCACGGCCTGTTGACTCAGGCCGATGAGGTCGTCGTGGCGCCGCCCGCCGATCTGCGGACCGGTGCCTCGGTGACCATCCGGCGGCGGACATTGTAA
- a CDS encoding PepSY domain-containing protein, which yields MSQEIAAPASLAGDQAGKTQARPVWKYVWRTWWVQVHLYLGLSVGTLLVVFGVTGSILVFFQEIDEWLNPALLTVSVPSPGAAPARPLQDIVTAAQQAATAGSRIVQLYGPRNRTGVFAIYAEHPSKAWQRIYVDPYRAVVTGVRSYGADEWVPHYLMDVVFQLHFALFLGENGLIIVAVGALLLLLSLISGVMVWWPLTGQWRQAFALRWPSTPVRLNFDLHKTFSLYTGLVLGAVLLSGIWMNWNDPFVWVVRLLSPATRGPEQAPVSISLEGRQSITPAQALAIATARYPEGVLNSLVMPEDSAGIYLVGRKEVPGLSLFWSERTVSIDQYSGAILDVRDPATRRSAGETFADWQWPLHSGQAFGWPGRLMVCLSGLACPVIYGTGVLMWWRKRRARRMRPA from the coding sequence ATGTCGCAAGAGATCGCCGCACCGGCGTCCCTGGCAGGAGACCAGGCCGGGAAGACGCAGGCGCGACCTGTCTGGAAATATGTGTGGCGCACGTGGTGGGTGCAGGTGCACCTCTACTTGGGATTATCCGTGGGGACCTTGCTGGTGGTGTTCGGCGTGACCGGCAGTATCCTCGTATTTTTCCAGGAGATCGATGAGTGGCTGAATCCAGCCCTGCTGACGGTGTCTGTGCCGTCGCCGGGGGCTGCTCCCGCTCGTCCGCTGCAGGACATTGTGACTGCGGCTCAGCAGGCGGCGACCGCGGGGAGCCGGATCGTGCAGTTATACGGCCCCCGGAATCGTACCGGTGTGTTTGCGATCTATGCCGAGCATCCGTCGAAAGCCTGGCAACGAATCTATGTCGATCCTTACCGGGCCGTTGTGACGGGCGTCCGCAGTTACGGCGCCGATGAGTGGGTGCCGCACTATCTGATGGACGTCGTTTTTCAGCTTCATTTTGCGCTGTTTCTGGGCGAGAACGGGCTGATAATCGTTGCCGTGGGCGCATTACTCTTGCTGCTGTCGTTGATCAGCGGAGTGATGGTCTGGTGGCCGCTCACCGGCCAGTGGCGGCAGGCCTTCGCTTTGAGATGGCCCAGCACTCCGGTCCGCCTGAATTTCGACCTGCACAAGACCTTCTCCCTCTACACCGGTCTTGTGCTCGGTGCAGTCTTGCTCTCGGGCATCTGGATGAACTGGAACGATCCGTTCGTGTGGGTGGTCCGGCTCTTGTCTCCTGCCACCCGCGGACCGGAGCAGGCTCCGGTGTCCATTTCCCTTGAAGGCCGTCAATCGATCACTCCCGCGCAGGCGCTGGCGATTGCGACGGCTCGTTACCCTGAAGGGGTGCTGAATAGTCTCGTGATGCCGGAGGATTCGGCGGGCATCTATCTGGTGGGCCGGAAGGAGGTGCCGGGCCTCAGTCTTTTCTGGTCTGAACGAACCGTGAGTATCGATCAGTACAGCGGCGCCATTCTGGATGTGCGGGATCCCGCCACCCGGCGAAGCGCCGGGGAGACGTTTGCCGACTGGCAATGGCCGCTACATTCCGGCCAGGCATTCGGATGGCCCGGTCGACTGATGGTCTGTCTGAGCGGATTGGCCTGTCCGGTCATCTATGGGACCGGAGTCCTGATGTGGTGGCGAAAGCGGCGAGCACGCCGCATGCGTCCGGCCTGA